CTGGAGGATCCCCGCCACGTCGAGGGGCCGGCGCCCGGAGGGCCGCGCGAGGCTGAGGGCGATGCTGCTGGCGTAGTCGCCGACACCACCCGGCCGGGGCCGCTCGACCTTGACGCCCGCGGGCACGTCGACCCGCAGCGCACCCTCGTCGACCGCACGGCGCACGGCGTGCAGCACGGTGAGGGAGAGGTCCGCGGGGGTCACGGGACCAGCCTAGGGGAGGAGGGGGGTCAGAACGCGAACCGGTTTCGGCATGTGGGCGGTGAGCCCGCGCCCACCCCTCCGAAACCGCCCCGCCCCGGTCTCCGCCCTACCGGACCCGGCCCCCGCGCGCTCTGCTGGCTGCGGGCGGCTCGTCGCCGCCCTCCTGCTCCTGCCCGGCCCCCTCGCCGTGCCGGCCGCGGCGCTCACGGTGCATGAGCTGACGCACGACCCGCACGAGCTCGGACGGCTCGAAGGGCTTGGCGAGGAAGGCGTCCACGCCGGAGGCGGCGGAGCCCTCCCTCTCGTATTCGGTGCCGGCACTGATGATCGCCACGGGGAGATGACTGGTCCGCGGATCGGACCGCAACCGAGCGGCGGTCTTCAACCCGTCCAGCCGGGGCATGACGACATCGAGGGTGACGACATCAGGACAGACCTGATGCACGACATCCAGACACTCGGCACCATCGGCCGCGGTCACCACCTCGAACCCCTCGAGTTCG
The DNA window shown above is from Streptomyces showdoensis and carries:
- a CDS encoding response regulator; its protein translation is MSGVSGRVLVVDDNRVIRQLIRVNLELEGFEVVTAADGAECLDVVHQVCPDVVTLDVVMPRLDGLKTAARLRSDPRTSHLPVAIISAGTEYEREGSAASGVDAFLAKPFEPSELVRVVRQLMHRERRGRHGEGAGQEQEGGDEPPAASRARGGRVR